A single genomic interval of Rosistilla ulvae harbors:
- a CDS encoding class I SAM-dependent methyltransferase yields MRLLNDLKTLIQLALPIRGNTHQQRLENFYGKQADNYDVFRKRLLHGREQLWQSITIPDGGRWVDFGGGTGANVENIADQLERLERLEIVDLSSSLLQVANQRIADRNWQNVVTHCCDVTTFTPDAEIDIVTFSYSLTMIPDWFAAVENALRILKPGGTIGVVDFYVSRKYPADEHRRHGGLTRTFWPAWFAKDNVFLSPDHLPFLNAKFEAAELHEGRAGLPFVPFATVPFYRFVGTKPLAANAIGSQGDAIQAGRTDPRYESGRPNCRPAKTCP; encoded by the coding sequence GTGAGATTATTGAACGATCTGAAGACCTTGATCCAGCTTGCGCTGCCGATTCGTGGCAACACGCACCAGCAGCGTCTGGAAAATTTCTACGGCAAACAGGCGGACAACTACGACGTGTTTCGTAAGCGTTTGCTCCACGGCCGAGAACAACTGTGGCAATCGATCACGATCCCCGACGGGGGACGATGGGTTGATTTTGGCGGCGGCACGGGGGCCAACGTCGAGAACATCGCCGACCAATTGGAACGTCTAGAGCGGTTGGAGATCGTCGATCTCTCCTCGTCGCTACTACAGGTGGCGAACCAACGTATCGCCGACCGCAACTGGCAAAACGTCGTCACCCATTGTTGCGATGTGACCACATTCACCCCGGATGCGGAAATCGACATCGTAACGTTCAGTTATTCCTTGACGATGATTCCCGATTGGTTCGCTGCCGTCGAGAACGCACTGCGAATCCTGAAGCCCGGAGGAACGATCGGCGTAGTCGATTTCTACGTTTCCCGCAAATATCCAGCCGACGAACATCGACGCCACGGCGGCCTGACACGTACGTTCTGGCCAGCTTGGTTTGCCAAGGACAACGTCTTTCTTTCGCCCGACCATCTCCCCTTCTTGAATGCAAAATTTGAAGCAGCGGAGCTCCACGAAGGTCGAGCCGGGCTACCGTTCGTACCGTTCGCAACGGTACCCTTTTATCGTTTTGTTGGGACAAAGCCGCTGGCGGCGAATGCTATCGGATCGCAGGGTGATGCAATCCAGGCGGGGCGCACCGATCCGAGGTACGAGTCGGGCAGGCCAAATTGTCGTCCAGCGAAAACCTGCCCTTAG
- a CDS encoding (5-formylfuran-3-yl)methyl phosphate synthase — MLKNINETTGLRSQNAARDDDSQNEMAPLLISVRSLAEAVVASRFPLAIIDFKNPAAGALGRCSDTILEGAARLRSNGLGFSAACGELCDLQSDAFSLPGDFRFAKAGPSGIADAMQMRDAMQHFRSVLPETTTPVAVAYADHVEADCLPVESIVQLAIETKYRWLLIDTATKDGRRLQDWISIRRLTDLIGNCRANGIRTVFAGSLALQDLASLRSLGPDLLGIRGAVCTAGRSTAIDPAKIRDWCQALSTPHPASNQ, encoded by the coding sequence TTGCTGAAGAACATAAACGAGACGACCGGCTTGCGATCGCAAAACGCGGCCCGCGATGACGATTCGCAAAACGAAATGGCACCGTTGTTGATTAGTGTCCGTTCGCTTGCCGAAGCCGTCGTGGCGAGCCGATTTCCATTGGCGATCATCGATTTTAAGAACCCCGCGGCGGGCGCGCTGGGACGCTGCAGCGACACGATCCTGGAAGGGGCTGCACGCCTGCGATCGAACGGCCTGGGATTTAGCGCCGCTTGCGGAGAATTATGCGATCTGCAATCGGATGCGTTTTCATTGCCCGGCGATTTTCGGTTTGCCAAAGCCGGCCCCAGTGGAATCGCCGATGCGATGCAAATGCGCGATGCGATGCAGCATTTTCGATCCGTCTTGCCAGAAACAACAACTCCCGTTGCGGTCGCCTATGCCGATCATGTCGAAGCGGATTGTTTGCCCGTCGAATCGATCGTCCAACTGGCGATCGAAACCAAGTACCGCTGGCTGTTGATCGACACAGCAACCAAAGACGGGCGACGCTTACAGGATTGGATATCGATCCGCCGTTTGACCGATCTGATTGGCAACTGTCGAGCAAACGGAATCCGCACGGTATTCGCGGGCTCGCTGGCACTACAAGACCTCGCCTCACTTCGGTCCCTCGGCCCCGACTTGTTAGGCATTCGTGGGGCCGTCTGCACAGCCGGCCGCAGCACGGCGATCGATCCCGCAAAGATCAGGGACTGGTGCCAAGCGTTATCGACGCCCCATCCCGCCAGCAATCAGTAG
- a CDS encoding type II secretion system protein GspD: protein MIRIRYPVKALCANAWARQIALSMIIGLLTLLSGCQTTPSTPQRSLDEILLETLRVANKPGALSTPNRLPNPKSSLHADTSDEFSSFIRRVTHVSQVAMSPLVDEIFEETDIREAIQSLAAQAKANVVIDDQVTGVATAVFEGVPFEQALEQILMPLGFIWGMRNGQYLVGTSDPSSALFRYLSVKMDYQPRHYAPDDLLPLLPENLQHYVRNVGKRNLMVIHAPQELTDEIIRELQNADQPQPQVILEAMVTVHSPDTSYQFGMDLTQILADGSSRGINAGLSGLALSGTLSPGSIGDLFGNFGTTAYFLRCLEQEGYLDITASPRVMAKNGEEAQISINRETFFSTQVGNSDVFYRQDIEKVESGIVLEITPVIRGDMVTVTIKRAEVSEDIRETGSDPDLASPYPLINRRFVTTTVDVRDGETITIGGLTHRQMIDRESRVPFLGSLPLVGKMFRQIDRQNEEAEVTVFISPRIVYPDAYGEVRVLQTPQSTDNLQAVAPAR, encoded by the coding sequence ATGATTCGAATCAGATACCCTGTCAAAGCCCTATGCGCTAACGCCTGGGCACGGCAAATCGCTCTGTCGATGATCATCGGACTGTTGACATTGCTGTCTGGCTGTCAAACGACGCCCTCGACACCGCAGCGTTCACTCGACGAGATCTTGCTAGAAACGCTCCGTGTCGCCAACAAACCCGGAGCGCTCTCCACGCCCAACCGCCTGCCCAATCCCAAATCGAGTCTCCACGCCGACACCAGCGATGAATTCTCATCGTTCATTCGACGTGTGACACACGTATCCCAGGTTGCAATGAGCCCGTTGGTCGATGAGATTTTTGAAGAGACCGACATCCGAGAAGCGATTCAATCACTCGCCGCGCAGGCCAAAGCAAACGTCGTAATCGACGACCAAGTTACCGGTGTTGCGACAGCGGTCTTCGAAGGCGTTCCCTTTGAACAAGCGCTCGAACAGATTTTGATGCCGCTTGGTTTTATCTGGGGCATGCGTAACGGGCAATATTTGGTCGGAACATCCGATCCGTCATCGGCGCTGTTTCGCTATCTGTCGGTCAAGATGGATTACCAGCCACGACATTACGCACCAGACGACTTACTGCCCCTATTGCCTGAAAACCTCCAGCATTACGTGAGGAACGTTGGCAAACGGAACCTGATGGTCATTCACGCGCCACAAGAACTGACCGATGAAATCATCCGAGAACTACAGAATGCCGATCAACCGCAACCGCAAGTCATCCTAGAAGCCATGGTGACGGTACATTCCCCCGATACGTCGTATCAGTTTGGGATGGACCTGACACAGATCTTGGCTGATGGCAGCAGCCGCGGTATCAACGCGGGCCTCTCGGGCCTAGCGCTGTCCGGAACGCTTTCGCCCGGTTCGATCGGTGATCTGTTTGGCAACTTCGGAACGACCGCCTATTTCTTGCGATGCTTGGAACAAGAGGGCTATCTCGACATCACCGCATCGCCGCGGGTGATGGCGAAAAATGGCGAAGAGGCGCAGATCTCGATCAATCGCGAGACGTTTTTCAGCACCCAAGTGGGAAACAGTGACGTATTTTATCGACAAGACATCGAGAAGGTTGAATCCGGCATCGTGCTCGAGATCACCCCGGTAATTCGTGGTGATATGGTGACGGTCACGATTAAACGCGCCGAGGTCAGCGAAGATATTCGCGAAACGGGATCCGATCCCGATTTGGCGAGTCCCTATCCGTTGATCAACCGCCGATTTGTGACCACCACGGTCGACGTTCGCGATGGTGAAACGATCACGATTGGTGGTTTGACCCATCGCCAAATGATCGACCGCGAAAGCCGCGTTCCGTTCCTGGGAAGCCTGCCTCTGGTCGGAAAGATGTTTCGCCAAATCGATCGACAAAACGAAGAGGCCGAAGTGACAGTCTTCATTTCACCTCGAATTGTTTACCCGGACGCCTACGGAGAGGTCCGGGTGCTCCAAACGCCCCAAAGCACGGATAATTTGCAAGCGGTTGCCCCCGCTCGCTAA
- a CDS encoding DUF3419 family protein — protein MIGRWISERMFNLVHRNQLIYNTCWEDPRLDREALELGPKDDIVMITSAGCNALDYALCDVRSVHAVDMNPRQNALLELKLAAIRRLPNDDVFAMFGRGYLPTVVEAYRDTIRDDLSDFAKQYWDRYIKFFANPNRSFYFRGSSGAFAWMINKYIDRVAKARTSVERMLNAETLEQQREEYHQHVFPQIWKRPVRMAMGRDSTLSMLGVPRAQRRQVERDFGGGIAGFIEHSLDHVFARLPLSDNYFWRVYLAGQYSPTCCPEYLKPENLDRLRNGLVDRVNVHTTTLANFLSNTSVRPSRFVLLDHMDWMSEHRQEALVDEWQHIIDRASSGARLIWRSGGLRTDYLNDIQVQYQGAQVRVPELMSMQIDLADRLHQQDRVGTYGSFFIGHLAG, from the coding sequence ATGATCGGACGCTGGATCAGCGAACGGATGTTCAATTTGGTGCATCGAAATCAGCTAATTTACAACACCTGCTGGGAGGATCCTCGTCTGGATCGCGAAGCCTTGGAACTGGGTCCCAAGGATGACATTGTTATGATCACATCGGCGGGATGCAACGCACTCGATTACGCGTTGTGCGACGTTCGATCGGTCCATGCGGTCGACATGAACCCACGGCAAAACGCATTGTTAGAATTGAAACTGGCGGCAATTCGCCGGTTGCCCAACGACGACGTCTTCGCGATGTTTGGACGCGGGTATTTGCCGACGGTCGTCGAAGCCTATCGAGACACGATCCGCGACGACCTGTCCGATTTTGCCAAACAGTATTGGGACCGCTATATCAAATTTTTCGCGAACCCCAATCGCTCGTTCTATTTCCGTGGCTCGTCCGGCGCGTTCGCTTGGATGATCAACAAATATATCGACCGCGTCGCCAAAGCGCGAACCAGCGTCGAACGAATGCTGAACGCGGAAACGTTGGAACAACAGCGTGAAGAATATCATCAACACGTCTTTCCTCAGATCTGGAAGCGACCTGTCCGAATGGCGATGGGGCGCGATTCAACGCTTTCGATGCTGGGCGTGCCACGCGCACAACGACGCCAGGTCGAACGCGACTTTGGCGGTGGCATTGCCGGATTCATCGAACATTCTTTGGATCATGTATTCGCGCGACTGCCACTGTCCGACAACTATTTCTGGCGAGTCTATTTGGCGGGTCAATACAGTCCCACCTGTTGTCCGGAATACTTGAAACCTGAGAACTTGGATCGTTTGCGGAACGGATTGGTCGATCGCGTGAACGTCCACACGACAACGCTCGCCAATTTTTTGAGCAATACCTCGGTCCGCCCAAGCCGCTTTGTTTTGTTGGACCATATGGATTGGATGAGCGAGCATCGCCAAGAGGCATTGGTCGACGAATGGCAACACATCATCGATCGAGCAAGCTCCGGCGCCCGCTTGATTTGGCGCAGCGGCGGGCTACGCACCGATTATCTGAACGATATTCAAGTCCAGTACCAGGGAGCGCAGGTTCGGGTGCCCGAACTGATGTCGATGCAGATCGATCTGGCCGATCGGTTGCATCAACAAGATCGCGTCGGAACCTATGGATCGTTCTTTATCGGACACCTGGCTGGCTGA